From Paenibacillus sp. PK3_47, the proteins below share one genomic window:
- the wecB gene encoding UDP-N-acetylglucosamine 2-epimerase (non-hydrolyzing), translating into MKIMTILGTRPEIIRLSVIIPLLDEHAERHVLVHTGQNFTASLSGIFFAELGLRAPDYVLQDKQAGLGGQLAAMFGSLESILIREQPDRILLLGDTNSALCAVLAERMGIPVVHMEAGNRCYDLKVPEEKNRRVIDAVSTINMPYTQQSKRHLLSEGFPSQRIVLTGNPIHEVITHYGERISQSDILQRLNLKPKEYMLVTAHRAENVDDPESLVQIMAGLNLTAEHFGIRLICSIHPRTRSKLTEQFPLTMNPLVEFHEPFGFFDFVHLEQHALCAITDSGTVQEECCLMGVPTVTIRRTTERPETVDCGSNVVSGVEQNSILRCVRLMTSLRPEWEAPEGYMTPDVSAKVVKFLLGGNLHVQ; encoded by the coding sequence ATGAAGATCATGACGATTTTGGGCACGCGGCCTGAAATCATCCGGCTCAGCGTCATCATTCCGCTGCTAGATGAGCATGCGGAACGGCATGTGCTGGTGCATACGGGCCAGAATTTCACGGCCAGTCTCAGCGGCATTTTCTTCGCCGAGCTGGGGCTGCGGGCACCCGATTATGTGCTGCAGGATAAGCAGGCCGGCCTTGGCGGACAGCTTGCCGCCATGTTCGGCAGCCTGGAGAGCATCCTGATCCGGGAACAGCCGGACCGTATTCTGCTGCTGGGCGATACGAACAGTGCACTGTGTGCCGTTCTCGCCGAGCGGATGGGGATTCCGGTTGTGCATATGGAAGCGGGAAACCGCTGCTACGATTTAAAAGTGCCGGAGGAGAAAAACCGCCGTGTCATAGACGCTGTTTCCACCATTAATATGCCATATACGCAGCAGAGCAAAAGACATCTGCTCAGCGAAGGCTTCCCCAGCCAGCGTATCGTGCTGACCGGCAACCCCATCCACGAGGTCATCACGCACTACGGAGAACGCATCAGCCAAAGCGATATTCTGCAGCGGCTGAACCTGAAGCCGAAGGAGTATATGCTGGTCACTGCCCACCGGGCAGAGAATGTCGATGATCCCGAGTCGCTGGTGCAGATTATGGCCGGACTCAACCTCACGGCAGAGCATTTTGGAATCCGCCTGATTTGCAGCATCCATCCCCGTACACGCTCCAAACTGACGGAGCAGTTCCCGCTGACGATGAACCCTCTTGTAGAATTCCATGAGCCTTTCGGATTTTTTGATTTTGTCCATCTGGAGCAGCATGCCCTGTGTGCGATTACCGACAGCGGAACCGTGCAGGAGGAGTGCTGCCTGATGGGAGTGCCGACGGTCACCATCCGCAGGACGACTGAACGTCCGGAGACGGTAGATTGCGGCAGTAATGTAGTATCGGGCGTGGAACAGAACAGCATTCTGCGCTGCGTCCGCCTGATGACGTCACTTCGTCCTGAATGGGAGGCACCGGAAGGCTATATGACCCCGGATGTCTCGGCAAAGGTAGTTAAATTTTTGCTTGGAGGGAACCTGCATGTTCAATAA
- a CDS encoding glycosyltransferase, with amino-acid sequence MKAKKRKEHPPDYLEGYQEGYHLGLYEAVKRLSIPEVEACRPLKLMYVPQGFQAIDTGITEALGQLVSELVISSPENMLETAARERPGAVLVMNGLHVFPENHLDQITEIRKLGITAAIWFADDPYFTEDTSVICHYYDHVFTHELGCVEFYRSLGAASVHYLPLCVNPNMFYPRRTSRNYHYDVVFVGNAFRNRTELFDKLSSFLQGKKVLIAGGFWERLANYEQLSPFIRDGFMPPEETANYYSGAKLVINIHRPWEGGMDNRNSYQLPSRSINPRTYEISACGTMQLTDIRDDLGRHYRAGRDLETFGSAEELQHKIDYYLNHEKERREYALRGLKTTMQRHTFTARLPQLLNVITAKM; translated from the coding sequence GTGAAAGCGAAAAAGCGAAAAGAGCATCCGCCGGATTACCTCGAAGGTTATCAGGAAGGATATCATCTCGGCTTGTATGAAGCCGTAAAGCGCCTGAGCATTCCGGAGGTGGAGGCATGCCGGCCGCTCAAGCTGATGTATGTACCCCAGGGATTTCAGGCGATAGATACGGGAATTACGGAAGCGCTCGGGCAGCTCGTCAGCGAACTGGTTATAAGCAGTCCCGAGAATATGCTGGAGACCGCGGCCCGCGAGCGGCCGGGGGCTGTGCTTGTAATGAACGGGCTGCATGTGTTTCCGGAGAATCATCTGGACCAGATCACGGAAATCAGGAAGCTGGGCATCACAGCAGCAATCTGGTTTGCGGATGACCCCTATTTTACAGAGGATACTTCAGTGATCTGCCACTATTATGACCATGTATTTACACATGAGCTTGGCTGTGTGGAATTTTACCGCTCGCTGGGTGCGGCTTCCGTCCATTATCTTCCGCTCTGTGTAAATCCGAACATGTTCTATCCTCGGCGGACCAGCCGCAATTACCATTACGATGTTGTATTCGTCGGCAATGCCTTCCGCAACCGCACGGAGCTGTTTGATAAGCTCAGCTCATTCCTGCAGGGGAAAAAGGTGCTGATCGCCGGCGGCTTCTGGGAGCGTCTGGCCAATTACGAGCAGCTCTCACCGTTTATCAGGGACGGCTTTATGCCTCCAGAGGAGACAGCGAACTATTACAGCGGCGCGAAGCTGGTCATTAACATCCACCGCCCCTGGGAGGGAGGCATGGATAACCGCAACTCCTACCAGCTGCCGTCGCGCTCCATAAATCCCAGGACCTATGAAATCAGCGCCTGCGGAACGATGCAATTAACCGATATCCGCGATGATCTGGGGCGGCATTACCGTGCCGGGCGTGATCTGGAAACCTTCGGCTCTGCCGAAGAGCTGCAGCACAAAATCGACTATTACCTGAACCATGAAAAGGAGCGCCGGGAATACGCGCTGCGGGGCCTTAAAACGACGATGCAGAGGCATACATTCACCGCCCGTCTGCCTCAATTGTTAAATGTTATTACCGCGAAAATGTGA
- a CDS encoding aspartyl-phosphate phosphatase Spo0E family protein gives MGNDSHRDRIEEARQELNRLALKYGMQDVRVLRQSVKLDALLNEYTDCLTDKDDLPD, from the coding sequence ATGGGAAATGATAGCCACAGGGATAGAATTGAAGAGGCCAGGCAGGAACTGAACCGGCTGGCACTTAAATACGGCATGCAGGATGTAAGGGTTCTCCGCCAATCCGTGAAGCTGGATGCACTGCTGAATGAGTATACCGACTGCCTTACGGACAAGGATGATTTACCCGATTAG
- a CDS encoding glycosyltransferase has translation MNTEFVMPVPPFPRTPAEDEKLRGRLTGFKAGYDEGYLRGRLAILDGRPEEPLPVRNIHVMYVASGKGYPYSPLDDAVLYSLQKLTAKVTVTDVHQNLVEQAAVQRPDLILVLDGLDLSTEKIAELRSKGFKTAIWLTDDPYYTDYTMKIVVHYDYVFTLERNCVEVYRSLGCAQVHYLPFAAHREHYRPVTGRSQIIRDVSFIGSAYWNRVSFFRNIMPELMSYNTVINGIWWDRLPEAPLYGDRIEVGKWMSPQETAVTYSGSKIVINLHRAHVDEVENNNALSIPAVSPNPRTFEIAAAGTLQLSDAREDMGTFYKIGEEIDTFSTPLELMEKVRYYLTHEEERREMALRAFERTLKDHTYTKRLNQLLTVIYG, from the coding sequence ATGAACACTGAATTTGTTATGCCCGTCCCGCCTTTTCCGCGGACCCCGGCGGAGGATGAGAAGCTGCGCGGACGCCTGACCGGCTTCAAGGCCGGTTATGATGAGGGGTATCTGCGGGGGCGGCTTGCCATCCTGGACGGCCGGCCGGAGGAACCGCTCCCTGTACGCAATATTCATGTTATGTATGTAGCCTCCGGCAAGGGCTATCCGTATTCTCCGCTGGATGACGCGGTGTTGTACTCCCTGCAGAAGCTGACGGCCAAGGTAACGGTTACGGATGTTCACCAGAATCTCGTTGAACAGGCAGCGGTACAGCGCCCTGATCTCATCCTGGTCCTGGATGGGCTGGACTTGTCGACCGAGAAAATCGCCGAACTCCGGAGCAAGGGCTTCAAGACCGCGATATGGCTGACAGATGATCCTTATTATACCGATTACACGATGAAAATCGTAGTGCACTATGACTATGTCTTCACGCTGGAGCGCAATTGTGTGGAAGTGTACCGCAGCCTTGGCTGCGCACAGGTGCATTATCTGCCTTTTGCCGCACACCGTGAGCATTACCGCCCGGTAACCGGCCGTTCGCAGATCATCCGTGATGTCAGCTTTATCGGCTCTGCTTACTGGAACCGGGTAAGCTTTTTCCGCAATATCATGCCTGAGCTGATGAGCTACAACACTGTAATTAACGGAATCTGGTGGGACCGTCTGCCCGAGGCTCCTCTTTACGGTGACCGGATTGAGGTCGGCAAATGGATGTCGCCCCAGGAGACAGCCGTTACCTACAGCGGCTCCAAAATAGTAATCAACCTTCACCGTGCCCATGTAGATGAAGTGGAAAATAATAATGCATTGTCCATTCCCGCTGTCTCCCCCAATCCCCGCACCTTCGAGATCGCAGCCGCCGGTACGCTGCAGCTGAGTGATGCAAGAGAGGATATGGGCACCTTTTACAAAATAGGCGAGGAAATAGACACCTTCTCCACTCCGCTGGAGCTGATGGAAAAGGTGCGTTATTACCTGACCCATGAGGAGGAACGCCGGGAAATGGCCCTGCGTGCCTTTGAACGCACCCTGAAAGACCACACGTATACCAAACGCCTGAACCAGCTGTTGACAGTAATCTACGGCTAA
- a CDS encoding NAD(P)-dependent oxidoreductase, with amino-acid sequence MKGRRLLITGAAGFTGRHAVAYFKAAGAEVTAVVRKPSPVSAVQDGAQPYVCDLSDRKAVQAMVDEVRPDEVLHLAGRNSVPESWRDPLVYMETNVMATLYLLEGLRSRPGCRILVAGSRLKYRPGEDAGPPHPYSLSKTLEELVSLAWGTLFKQPVLLAEPCNLIGPGPSTGFCSLLAEHIVRSEAAGGAEGLPQPFKLSSRHTLRDFLDVRDAVRAYDYILKYGETGKVYKIDSGTERELGEIAGRLLALAKTPVPMDWGPEPGDHAAPPPVQSAAGKPEPPEASADNVSRLGWRAETGIEQSLADILDYYRNGKEGR; translated from the coding sequence ATGAAGGGGCGGAGGCTGCTGATTACCGGAGCCGCCGGCTTTACCGGCAGGCATGCCGTGGCTTACTTCAAGGCAGCCGGAGCAGAAGTAACCGCTGTGGTGCGTAAGCCGTCCCCGGTATCCGCCGTACAGGACGGGGCGCAGCCCTATGTCTGTGATTTAAGTGACCGCAAGGCAGTTCAGGCTATGGTGGATGAGGTCCGGCCGGATGAAGTGCTGCATCTGGCCGGCAGGAACTCTGTGCCGGAATCCTGGCGGGATCCTCTTGTTTACATGGAGACGAATGTAATGGCGACCCTCTATCTGCTTGAAGGACTGCGTTCCCGGCCGGGCTGCAGAATACTTGTGGCCGGCTCCAGGCTGAAATACAGACCCGGAGAAGATGCCGGGCCGCCCCATCCCTACAGTCTCAGCAAAACGCTGGAGGAGCTGGTGTCCCTTGCCTGGGGAACGCTGTTCAAGCAGCCCGTGCTGCTGGCAGAGCCGTGCAATCTGATCGGACCCGGGCCCTCTACCGGTTTCTGTTCCCTGCTTGCAGAGCATATTGTGCGGAGTGAGGCTGCCGGCGGAGCAGAGGGCCTGCCGCAGCCGTTCAAGCTCAGCTCCAGACATACCCTGCGGGACTTTCTGGATGTGCGGGATGCGGTCAGGGCTTATGACTATATCCTGAAATACGGGGAAACCGGCAAGGTGTACAAGATTGATTCCGGAACTGAAAGGGAGCTCGGTGAAATCGCCGGCAGGCTGCTGGCTCTTGCAAAGACGCCTGTACCCATGGATTGGGGACCTGAGCCCGGTGATCACGCTGCTCCGCCGCCGGTACAGTCAGCTGCCGGGAAACCGGAACCGCCTGAAGCCTCCGCTGATAATGTATCCCGGCTCGGATGGAGAGCGGAAACGGGGATTGAGCAATCGCTTGCGGATATTTTGGACTATTACCGGAACGGCAAGGAAGGAAGGTAG
- a CDS encoding polysaccharide biosynthesis protein — MFNNKRIMVTGGTGSWGHELIRQLLPQNPKEIIIFSRSESAQVSMSREFEDHRLSFVIGDIRDKEALVAACRGVDYIFHLAALKHVPVCEDQPYEALKTNVVGTQNVIEAAVVNNVEKAIYISTDKAANPSNFYGMTKAIGEKLFVYANLLGTGTRFVTVRGGNVLGTNGSVVHLFMKQIQEKGQVRITDMKMTRFFFTLRDAITLLFKASEVSIGGEIFVMTMPTCKISDLAEVLIEASGKKDVSIVEAGIRPGEKIHEILMSDFESLTTVVYDEQYLVILPTLDMPELKAHYSSYPHVSFNSFSSENNLMDQEEIKSILIRGGFLQ, encoded by the coding sequence ATGTTCAATAATAAACGGATTATGGTCACCGGCGGCACCGGTTCCTGGGGGCATGAATTAATCCGGCAGCTTCTGCCGCAGAATCCAAAAGAGATCATAATCTTCTCGCGCAGTGAATCGGCACAGGTGTCGATGAGCCGTGAGTTTGAGGATCACCGCCTGAGCTTTGTCATCGGGGATATCCGCGACAAGGAAGCGCTCGTGGCAGCCTGCCGCGGCGTGGATTATATTTTCCACCTGGCAGCGCTGAAGCATGTTCCCGTCTGTGAGGATCAGCCTTACGAGGCGCTCAAAACAAATGTAGTCGGCACCCAGAATGTCATTGAAGCCGCCGTCGTCAACAATGTGGAAAAAGCGATCTATATTTCCACGGACAAAGCCGCCAATCCCTCCAACTTCTACGGCATGACCAAGGCAATCGGCGAGAAGCTGTTCGTCTATGCGAATCTGCTCGGCACCGGCACCCGGTTCGTAACGGTACGCGGCGGCAATGTGCTCGGAACGAACGGAAGTGTGGTCCATCTGTTCATGAAGCAGATCCAGGAAAAGGGCCAGGTGCGCATTACCGATATGAAAATGACCCGCTTCTTCTTCACGCTGCGCGATGCCATTACCCTGCTCTTCAAAGCTTCGGAGGTCAGCATCGGCGGTGAAATCTTCGTCATGACCATGCCTACCTGCAAAATTAGCGATCTCGCCGAGGTGCTGATTGAAGCCTCCGGCAAAAAGGATGTAAGCATCGTCGAAGCGGGCATCCGTCCGGGCGAGAAAATCCATGAAATCCTGATGAGCGATTTCGAGAGCCTGACCACCGTCGTCTATGATGAGCAGTATCTGGTCATTCTTCCGACGCTGGATATGCCTGAGCTGAAAGCCCATTACAGCAGTTATCCGCATGTATCCTTCAACAGCTTCAGCTCGGAGAACAACCTGATGGATCAGGAGGAGATCAAGAGCATCCTGATCCGGGGAGGGTTTCTGCAATGA
- a CDS encoding glycosyltransferase family 4 protein, with protein MADKATIVLFSHVSNSRSITGAEKLLLFFGRELSPYFNCILVAPQEGKLTRLARKSGMNVELLPIPLVYGMYTPYAGLEADIRKFQEGREYLELCDWLTALRPAFIISSTCVHALPAMAAKSLGIPVVWKISETITDNEFTPLSVELIHRNSDEILAISHTAAACFPEEIRELKVTQLPPSWDDKDMMLEAWSMLRGERRRELKVAPNEPLIGYISSFINKEKGLEHFVKMAVQVSALHSDAKFLVIGTPGDKNYYDRCVRKVKLEGLNAKFQFAGYEECLPAAYCAMDILVVPSLIREGFGMTALEGMAFGKPVVAYDSGGLREILLAAGCGDQLAPAENIAALAERVNALLAAPGYAAGVGSMARERIVAVYGPDAYRARLQGLAERWYLRYCQAQPQPPCAEPAAAPEITDTVVVIDEVPAAAVPAGGDPGGSAPAAAGAPAPPQALRRRLIVRRRLRLRRGKLRRGRLRRAAARARRAARPARKRRAVKPARRKSGGGKQRRQGHRARRGVKRRRKAA; from the coding sequence ATGGCCGACAAAGCTACAATCGTCCTCTTTTCCCATGTTTCCAATTCACGCAGTATAACGGGTGCGGAGAAGCTGCTGCTGTTCTTCGGCCGGGAGCTGTCTCCATACTTCAACTGCATACTCGTAGCGCCTCAAGAGGGCAAGCTGACCCGCTTGGCCCGCAAATCCGGAATGAATGTAGAGCTGCTGCCGATCCCCCTTGTTTACGGGATGTATACACCGTATGCCGGCCTGGAGGCGGATATCCGCAAGTTTCAGGAAGGCAGGGAGTATCTCGAATTATGTGACTGGCTCACGGCTCTGCGCCCGGCATTTATAATCTCCAGTACCTGTGTGCATGCTTTGCCGGCGATGGCAGCGAAATCGCTGGGGATTCCGGTAGTCTGGAAAATATCGGAGACGATCACGGACAACGAGTTCACTCCGCTCAGTGTGGAGCTGATTCACCGCAACAGTGATGAGATTCTGGCGATCTCGCATACGGCTGCCGCCTGTTTTCCCGAGGAGATCCGGGAGCTTAAGGTAACCCAGCTCCCGCCGTCCTGGGATGACAAGGATATGATGCTTGAAGCCTGGAGCATGCTCCGGGGCGAGCGCCGCCGTGAGCTGAAGGTTGCACCAAACGAACCGCTGATCGGATATATTTCATCCTTCATTAATAAAGAGAAGGGCTTGGAGCATTTCGTCAAAATGGCGGTCCAGGTCAGCGCGCTCCACTCTGATGCAAAGTTTCTCGTTATTGGAACCCCCGGCGACAAAAATTATTACGACCGCTGTGTCCGCAAAGTCAAGCTGGAAGGGCTGAACGCAAAGTTCCAATTCGCCGGCTATGAAGAATGTCTTCCGGCAGCCTACTGCGCGATGGATATCCTGGTTGTCCCCAGCCTGATCCGCGAGGGCTTCGGCATGACGGCCCTGGAGGGAATGGCCTTCGGCAAGCCGGTTGTCGCCTATGATTCCGGCGGACTGCGGGAGATTCTGCTTGCTGCCGGCTGCGGGGACCAGCTCGCCCCGGCGGAGAACATTGCGGCGCTGGCCGAGCGGGTCAATGCCCTGCTGGCCGCGCCGGGATATGCTGCGGGTGTCGGCAGCATGGCGAGGGAGCGCATTGTGGCCGTGTACGGGCCGGATGCGTACCGTGCGCGGCTGCAGGGCCTGGCGGAGCGCTGGTACCTGCGCTATTGCCAGGCGCAGCCGCAGCCGCCGTGCGCGGAGCCGGCGGCAGCCCCCGAGATCACCGACACCGTCGTGGTGATCGATGAAGTTCCGGCCGCCGCCGTGCCGGCAGGCGGCGATCCTGGCGGCAGCGCGCCTGCTGCCGCCGGGGCTCCTGCGCCGCCGCAGGCGCTGCGGCGCAGGCTGATCGTGCGCCGCCGCCTCCGTCTGCGGCGCGGCAAGCTCCGGCGCGGCAGGCTCCGCCGCGCCGCAGCCCGGGCGCGGCGTGCAGCGCGCCCGGCCCGCAAGCGGCGCGCGGTGAAGCCCGCGCGCCGGAAGAGTGGCGGCGGCAAGCAGCGCCGCCAGGGGCACCGCGCGCGGCGGGGCGTGAAACGCCGCCGCAAAGCGGCCTGA
- a CDS encoding glycosyltransferase: MRVPRVSVVIPFYNCPYIEQALQSALAQSWEPYEIIVVDDGSSVHADRIMPYLSRIHYLGKSNGGTASALNHAIARASGDYVAWLSSDDMFYHDKINNQVKFMEQNNLMISYTNFNFINGASQATEMNASPVFPNHLEYLRCFLHGNPINGCTVMFKREVFAAIGLFDESLPYTHDYDLWFRAILNGYPPIMLNQSLTAYRRHDGMGTIKHYNTIMAEAAATNARYQPMLRNLITSMGG, translated from the coding sequence ATGAGGGTTCCAAGAGTGTCGGTAGTCATCCCTTTTTACAATTGCCCTTATATAGAGCAGGCGCTGCAGAGCGCTCTGGCGCAAAGCTGGGAGCCTTATGAAATTATTGTTGTCGATGACGGATCAAGTGTTCATGCCGACCGGATCATGCCTTATTTATCCCGAATCCATTATCTCGGCAAGAGCAATGGAGGTACCGCTTCGGCGCTGAATCATGCCATTGCCCGTGCCTCGGGCGATTATGTAGCCTGGCTCAGCTCGGACGATATGTTTTACCATGACAAAATCAACAATCAGGTCAAGTTTATGGAACAGAACAACCTGATGATTTCCTATACCAACTTCAACTTTATTAACGGGGCCTCCCAGGCAACGGAGATGAATGCCTCCCCGGTTTTCCCGAACCATCTTGAATATTTACGCTGCTTCCTGCACGGCAACCCGATTAACGGCTGTACCGTGATGTTCAAACGGGAGGTATTCGCGGCAATCGGCCTGTTTGATGAGTCGCTGCCTTATACCCATGATTACGATTTATGGTTCCGGGCGATTCTCAACGGTTATCCGCCGATTATGCTGAACCAGTCTCTGACCGCTTACCGCCGTCATGACGGCATGGGCACCATCAAGCACTATAACACGATTATGGCTGAAGCTGCGGCTACCAACGCCCGTTATCAGCCCATGCTCCGCAATCTGATAACTTCAATGGGCGGCTGA
- a CDS encoding glycosyltransferase — protein MNRSNQRVSVVIPFYNCPYVDLAIESVLNQSYPDIEILVVDDGSEQYTEKLEPYKDRIIYARKTNGGTGSALNMGIRLASGNYFAWLSADDQFHPDKIKRQLDTLTNTGTSFNHTAYYYINEHGERISAVISVPFRSRSELIETMMMGCPVNGSSVLLDMDVLRKVGVFDEKLLYTQDYDLWLRILPHYEWSYIEEPLLDYRVHQGMGSVIHREAQTREIGVVQARHTAVLAQLLRKGRGR, from the coding sequence ATGAACCGGAGCAATCAGAGAGTTTCGGTGGTGATACCGTTTTACAATTGTCCTTACGTGGATCTGGCCATAGAGAGTGTCCTTAACCAGAGTTATCCGGATATCGAAATCCTTGTTGTGGATGACGGGTCGGAGCAGTATACAGAGAAGCTTGAACCTTATAAAGACAGGATTATTTATGCGCGTAAAACCAACGGCGGCACCGGCTCGGCGCTCAATATGGGGATTAGGCTGGCCAGCGGGAATTATTTTGCCTGGTTAAGCGCGGATGACCAATTTCATCCTGATAAAATCAAACGCCAGCTGGATACTCTGACAAACACGGGGACCTCCTTTAACCACACTGCCTACTATTATATAAATGAACACGGCGAACGGATTTCGGCGGTTATCAGTGTTCCTTTCCGCAGCAGAAGCGAGCTTATTGAGACGATGATGATGGGCTGCCCGGTTAATGGCAGCTCTGTTCTGCTTGATATGGATGTACTCCGTAAAGTCGGGGTATTTGATGAAAAGCTGCTCTACACGCAGGATTATGATTTGTGGCTGCGCATTCTGCCTCATTATGAGTGGTCTTATATTGAGGAGCCTCTGCTTGACTACCGTGTGCATCAGGGAATGGGCTCCGTCATTCACAGGGAGGCACAGACCCGGGAGATTGGTGTGGTACAGGCACGGCATACAGCGGTTCTTGCGCAGCTGCTCAGAAAGGGGAGAGGGAGATGA
- a CDS encoding class I SAM-dependent methyltransferase — translation MYREIEVKDFLPVLLEHLKFSESILDIGSGTGILLERYEASLVIGLDIHRPYLVHRHYTSPHIIPVHADAAHIDKLFLPGTFSAVTLIDSLEHFSMSDGMQLLRKAEIIASNRVVVFTPRGFFPQEGTDHFHLNGEHYQRHWSGWEPEDFQRLGYSVTVLKGYHHAENPAFVQAFGENHEPLDALIACKTV, via the coding sequence ATGTACCGGGAGATTGAGGTTAAGGACTTCCTGCCGGTCCTGCTGGAGCATTTGAAGTTCTCCGAGAGTATTCTGGATATCGGCAGCGGCACCGGTATTCTGCTTGAACGTTATGAAGCTTCGCTTGTTATCGGCCTTGATATTCACAGACCTTATCTGGTTCACCGCCATTACACATCGCCGCATATTATTCCGGTCCATGCCGATGCAGCCCATATCGATAAGCTGTTTCTGCCGGGAACCTTCTCCGCAGTAACGCTTATCGATTCTCTGGAGCATTTTTCGATGAGTGACGGAATGCAGCTGCTGAGAAAAGCGGAAATCATTGCCTCGAACCGCGTGGTGGTTTTTACGCCGCGCGGGTTTTTCCCGCAGGAGGGGACGGATCACTTCCATTTGAACGGGGAGCATTACCAGAGGCATTGGAGCGGATGGGAGCCTGAGGACTTTCAGAGGCTGGGTTATTCGGTCACTGTGCTTAAAGGTTATCATCATGCGGAGAATCCCGCTTTTGTTCAGGCCTTCGGAGAGAATCATGAGCCTCTGGATGCCCTGATAGCCTGCAAAACAGTGTAG
- a CDS encoding SDR family oxidoreductase gives MKLLILGGNGMAGHMLADYFRRQGKHHVFHTTRDKRDPGGLYIDADDIAGVEKLVEIVSPQCIINALGVLNQFAERDRIQAYHVNGFLPHRLRRAADSVQARLIHISTDCVFEGTRGGYTEEDTPDGNSVYAITKSLGEVRAPGHLTIRTSIIGPEIRAGGIGLMEWFLAQKGPVSGYERVMWNGVTTLELAKAVDSLLDSEVSGLIHLAHPEPLSKYELLRHMQHAFHKDDVEIIPDQVHVQDRTLVNTRKDVQYQLPSYPVMLAELAEWMNGMAEA, from the coding sequence ATGAAGCTGCTTATCCTCGGCGGAAACGGTATGGCGGGTCATATGCTGGCGGATTATTTCCGCCGCCAGGGCAAACATCACGTCTTCCATACAACCCGGGATAAGCGTGATCCTGGCGGGCTGTATATAGATGCAGATGATATCGCCGGAGTAGAAAAGCTGGTCGAAATCGTCTCCCCCCAGTGCATTATCAATGCACTGGGCGTGCTTAACCAATTTGCCGAACGTGACCGGATCCAGGCTTATCATGTGAACGGATTTCTTCCCCACCGGCTGCGCCGGGCAGCGGATAGCGTTCAAGCCCGGCTGATTCATATCAGCACCGACTGCGTGTTCGAAGGAACACGCGGCGGTTATACGGAAGAGGATACGCCGGACGGCAACTCTGTGTATGCCATCACCAAAAGTCTCGGGGAGGTCCGGGCACCCGGTCATCTGACGATCCGTACTTCGATTATCGGGCCGGAAATCCGTGCCGGCGGCATCGGTCTGATGGAGTGGTTTCTCGCCCAAAAAGGACCAGTCTCGGGTTATGAACGGGTGATGTGGAACGGGGTGACCACGCTGGAGCTGGCCAAAGCCGTAGACTCCCTGCTGGATTCCGAAGTTTCCGGTCTGATTCATCTGGCTCATCCGGAGCCGCTCAGTAAATATGAGCTGCTGCGGCATATGCAGCATGCCTTTCATAAGGATGATGTTGAAATCATTCCCGATCAGGTCCACGTCCAGGACCGGACACTGGTAAACACAAGAAAGGATGTACAGTACCAGCTTCCATCCTATCCTGTCATGCTGGCTGAGCTGGCGGAGTGGATGAACGGGATGGCCGAGGCATGA